In Magallana gigas chromosome 1, xbMagGiga1.1, whole genome shotgun sequence, the sequence gataaattttgtcattttttatccctttatagaaacacatttttaaaaacaaagatgcattttaaaatctatttttattgctttttcaATAAAAGCAATCGGCACAACATGTTCACACTGTATGTGAATAGACAAACAATTAAAAGAACAAGAAAAAGGGGGAAATGTCAACTTCACAACGTCAAGGCTTTGTGATTACGGAACTTCACACAAACCCTTGACATAATCCGCTATCTAAAAATCGGGTTCACGTTCAACATTCcgtaataattctaaaaataaagtGCACCATGAATAACTCCTTTTAATGCGTAGTTTGGGTTGAACACAAGGATGACAGTTCTCGAATGAAAAATTTgcgaaaaattcaaaattattaattgtcctattgaaaattttaagctcTCGATatcatgttaacatgtaaaagATAATCAGTACATATTAATTAGAACGAAGCACATGGTGACTTTTCATCGCTTtccaaaggtacatgtatgcaaggTATTTATAACTTCAGAAAGCTGTTCTAACAGAGTGAACGGTTTAGAAGAACATTAATAAGCAATGTTTGTCTAGGTTATCACTCATAAATATGCGTCAAGAAGATCGAAAACTTGCTATTATCTGACATATGTCCGCAGCCAcatttgtttatatcatttctgatataaatgaaaacaacagTCTGATTGGCTCCAAATTAGGACCTGGAGCCAATGGAATACGACGGCCTGAGCCCGACTTCTAAATAGCGATTTATGTCAAGGGTTTGTGTTGAGTTCCGCAATCCCAAGACCTTACGTTGTGAAGAGGGGAAGTGTGTGATAAATGTAACAAACAAATAGATACATGGACACAATCCAACCATAAATATACACGTCATATCATTGTTTCTCTATGggttcttgtttttttttcttactttaacatgaatttaaagaaaatctcTACGAAAATAGACAAAAACATATTAACTTAATGTTTCTAAGAAAGTATACAATTTGTGAGCAGACAGTAAATTAAGTTAATGACagagtaaacaaaatattatcttATATATCTGCTTTACAAAGCGACTACCATGGAATAAATCACACgagttgaagacaaaaaaattacattcaaaACGTATAAACTATTTTTCAAATCGATTAATCATATATTGTCAATTTGCAAAAGACCAAATTGTCACCTTAATGGTAAAACGTATTTAAAGTGAACTTAACTAAGTCTTGTAATATCGCCCATCCTTTGGAGCAAACATCTTTTGGTGTAATAACATATGATTAGAACATCCGTCGGAAATTCTAATCGTTCGTGAATCAAACCACGAACGTTGCTTTAACGCATGTCTTTAGTTATTACTGTATGCACAATGATATACTTTTGGCAGTTGATTTGTCAGTTTAAAAGAAACAATTGATATAGAATATCTCCATGTAAACATTTCAGTAGCggtaatttcatttgattacgAAGAAGTcgcttcaaggtatcacactgGTAATTGTATTCACTAAATAGCACTATAGAGGgggaaaaatcttaaaaatcattttgtattTCCCATGACAAAATactcggaggaaatgttatttgttacctatctcatcagctaacaccataaaaagggcaagcgatacggcattttctcaaaatatctagctccaaacaggtctaccctcaaaaccacgtgttttccatttgtatgtaaacagactgcacactccccaggaagctgctgcaagTGCCCTGAAAGAAGTTgtccctgtgaaaaaagatcatcacctaacaaaatacatgaaatatcctactcagtggtacaaaaaaatttaaaactgagaaaaggaaaatgtaaaaatgcactcaagaaaaaaaataattctgaagtatatatggaactacaattgactaagttcattttgattggtcgattaccggtgtgatacctttaAGGTGACCACTaagttcaaatatatatatttacgtCATTTGGTGAATCAACTTAAAATGGCGTGGTCACGAGTTTGGACAAATtctattttaagtttttattatttacaatgttttagtaatgcatttctaactATCAAACGAAATCTGAGAGTCAGTCGTAAAGGTAAAAGCaaaatacagggctcacaattctttgccatgtaaacaaggcccgtATCCTGTTTTAGTTTACAAAAGATcagtataccagtaaaaaatattttcaagctAATTTGTCTACATTTTTATTCGTTTTAAGCGTGCATAAACAGTTCCAAACGTTACACAGATTCAATTCATGTGTGAAACAGGTATTTTTACTTcagcattcaaaatgtttaCACAGTAAATAATTGTATGCTCTGTTACTCGCTTATTATTCAATTATTGaaactcaaatttcggttgccaaTTAATATTGTCGTTGTAAGGACTAtatgcggttttatgcattttttgccccgaACATCTTAGAAAtcttagaaagagctttaaaaatagggtgaaagatagttaaaatcatattggaaataaaggtgtaaaaggttatcaccacagtgacatcataatgtagaaatgacgtcatgaaaattgcattatttttgataaattgatgttttgttgcAAGATATGGGTAATTTCCTATGGTTTTCGACTgtgaaacatcgagcgcaggcttgctcaagtatcattttttaatacaatgtgtataactatctgacgaaaaacatatgttaaaatcgcacttaaGCAgacatgcgctctatatttccgaatgcaaaatatggagaacaaatgagaatattttcattttttgcaaatttgcgggatttaggtcatttaagtgacgtAATACacaaacagcgaatgagcaatggtgactaaaatcaagatttaaGTTATAAGCAttctctatacaatgatttgtgtagattttatttttatacgataatatttagaaattggttgaaatcgggggcagatatttgaccatactgcACAAAGtcctctaaaaaaaaattcgacaAAAAATCGTGACAATATCCCATTAATCTGAAACCGCATTGATTACCCCATGTGTGTCTGTTCAATATTATGGAAGAACttacatatattacatttttttttctttaatagaatcaattttgcaaaacaaatatcaaaaatatcaaaaaaggagttgaacaattatccctatGATAAATTAGACTAATAAGCACTAAGCTGCGTGTTGAAATTCGttaacaaacaaaacataaacCAAGGTTTACATTTCAATATTGAATATCGTAAGTTCATGAACGAGCTTTTTGACTAACCGCTCATCGCAACGATCAACaagttgattttttaacatcattttttaaagcacAAATTGTTAGTTTATTTTAATCTATGAAAGAATAACAAATGTGttaaatgcaaataatttattttaaaaagtccaACATCAGTAAACAATGGAAGCGTTAATCGTCATCTGCAACAGAAAGAAGAGTGTTAATTCAAACTGTGTATTTAACAATATAACAGAGTCTTATTCAATTTAGTGCgctttaaaatacagtaaaatacGATTACCGCGATAAAGCTTAtcatgaattgacgcttacagcgaagtgttTTTCAATCCCAGTGACCTATTTTCATGATATAAACTTGACTGAAAAGAACGAATTAGgctaataacaaattaaaatcgcCTGTCtctggcacttcgttataagcgttttgtattttcttatatttttctCACATCAACAGGGGTGCTTAAAACATTACGACAAAGGCTACTTTTCAGTTTAATCACTGACTACATACGAAATTTTAAATAACGATTTTGAGGGCATTTACTGGGGAACAAAAAGCATATTTCGTACCTTGGATTATTTAATACACCTTCTTCTTTCCATATCCGGAACCATAAGCTGTACCATACTGGTTGCCTAAGAAACCTTGTCCCCCCAATCCTTGTAAACCAGATCCTACTCCGGACAAAGGTTCTCCTAAGCCAAATCCTACTCCAGATGAAGGTCCTCCTAAACCAGATCCTACTCCGGAGAAAGGTCCTCCTAACACACCACCTCCCAAAGTGTATGGACTTTGGCTTCCATATGGATATTGATTTCCATAGGGGAACTGGTTTCCATAAGGATACTGGCTACCATAAGGATATTGGTTTCCATAAGGATTTTGGTTTCCTAACTGGTATTGGTTTCCATATGGGTATTGACTTCCATAGGGAAACTGGTTTCCATATTGATATTGGCTACCATAAGGATATTGGTTTCCATATTGAAGCTGGTTTCCATATGGATATTGGCTACCATAAGGATTTTGGTTTCCATATTGAAGCTGGTTTCCATAAGGATACAGACTTCCACTTAAAGGATTGAGGTTTCCAAGGCCGCCGAGACCTTGACTTCCACGACCGAGTTGGTTGAATGGACCACTTAAGCTTCCACCTAAGCCTGGCTGTCCTAGAAAACCTCCTTGCAGGCTACCATACGGAGAAGAATATGGGTAGGCATGTTTGCTGCCATACTTTGTTTTGCCAGCATAAACGGAAGAAAGGGCTAGAACCAAAATGGCGACTGCAACCTTCATGTTAGACCTATATAACAAAattcatatgtatatataaaaacgaCGGCCTCGCATTTACTCATACCAAAAAATCAAGAATATATACAGATAGTACACGGATTGAAATCAGTTTGATTTAACACGTGGTGTCAAAACTGTTTCAATTTATATTGAGAAATGCGATTTAATCTTTAATTCtgtaaaatacacatacatgtacatgtataaattaaagtaaGAGACGCACGTTTTTCATgatcttaaaatatatataatacattatttCTTTTCCGCTCTGTGCAGatatcttattattatttttaatctgTACATGTTTCACTCGTCGataaaaatactaaattattgttaacaaaaaacagaaccatttttaatttttagctttCACACTAATATAGTTTCATGGGTAATGTAACTTATTGTCGgtaatattatatttctttaaaataaatcagtGCACGCAAtattgataaacaaacaaaacataagGTATGTTATCTTTAAAcgtttatatatcttttttgtaaaatcatCGTCGGTTTgataaattaagatttttatcaTCGCATATATCGATCTAAAATGGTTTTCCCCTTTAAAACTTACTTTTTTGTGTCTGGAAGCCTGACTGTTTGGTGATGTCAAATCAACAAAATCATCTggttttatactttttaaatctcaaaactgaCCAGTAAAAATCGTCTAAACGatacaaaaattttgttttgatgaattacttatttttgtaatcaattaGTCTTCTGAAACCGCAAACGTCAATGGCTGCCTTATATCTGTGTAAAGGGTTGTagattattcattaatttgccCTCTAATTAACTTCCTTTTGTCAAATTAGTGTACAGTAAATATGATTTTACCCCTCATTTTCTTTGTTCTGTTTGATACTCACTGCCAGGACAAATTtaagtttaaacaatattcgtCGTTTAAAAATTCACATCGCCCATGTACATTGTCGTGAATAACGAATTGGGAAAGAAGCTAAAAGACTTTTGATAATCCCGTTCTCATCATTTTACAAACAAGGGGTGAATGAAATAGGACAAAATGTATGCAAACGTGTAAGTATATGTAAGTGATTATATGCTAGTCTTTCATATAGCTGTAAATTACAGCTTCtaagaacaaaatttaataaaagaaaattatgatttaattgaGATCAATGTGAGGTATTGAAAAGTCAATTACTTTATGTTAGATAGGTAAAAATGGAAGTTAGCTGGATAAAAAAGATGAGGAATACATGTAGaacttatttcatattttaagttACGATCATAAAGTTTTACCAGTTTTGAAAGCAATGAAAGAGTTTGACCAATTTATCTTTTGAAATACTagtaaagaaaacataaaataaataaaaatagaaataccttttttaacaatacaaccttcattttttttttaaggttaggGGGTAACGAGATCAACGTTATAGGTTTAGAAAATgtgtttcaatatatctttcagTTACAATAATTTCACTCGACCATGCGACCTAACGGTGTCTTGAGTACAGTTATAGAACATCTGTTATTAAACTTGGAAAATTCATTTTCGAGTAAAAGTGGGGCCCGTTTAAATAGAGTAATCGAAATTCCAGATGAATATTCACCTTTGAATAAGCTAAGATTCATAATTGAATACATTTCGTTTACATTAATGGAAAACAATAAGCCCAAACAACAAGTGCATCCATTTGTAATAGAAACATTCagtattttgaaaagaatataGCATTGTGTTACGATTATCcgttattgaaaataaataaaaaatatttaaatgtaaataaatggtttgaAATCAAAAGTAGACAAGCATcatatttcattcataaatatttctttttcattctctttTAGATTTGATTATGGTTGATTGACACAGATATATCAAATTTATTGTTATCtagagaagaaaatttcatCTTTAAGTTTGATGCCCTGCCAAAACAATAACCAAAACATTAACCAAcgcaatgtgtttttttacTACCTGGCTGAATAAAGCAGTTTGAAAATAACCGatgtattttttgttcaatGTAATGTGAAATAAAACGTCTAGGTCACAAGCGGGTGATAATAATATTCTACTTTTTCTAGATTATCAGATACCAGATAATTAGAGAGAGCtataaattaatcaattttataatataaaaaaaaccccaaaattcctagagaaataaaaatattttccacaGACATAATCTACCCTGTAAAATGTCATTTCTCGAAGGATACATTGCTATCTGACTCTCCCCCCTTATGCATTTAAATTAAAGGTTCATACGCATATATGTACCTCTCTTGCTAGTAGCTGCTGAAAagttgggttgttttttttttaattctaaaaaaaatattacaccaTTGATCATATTACAGATCACTGCAATTGTTCTTCTACACTCGGTAAGTTTTCCTAATTGTGTAGACTTGTTCAAGTCTAAaggtttaataataaaaatcattaacCTTGCAAAATTGCCGACCAGAATACGGACAGTAAAATGGTCATATTACAGCACTACATCAACAGAATCGCTCATAAGTTGACAGGTGATGTAGAACTATGATATTATCTAACAAATTTAATTATTCTTATATCTGATGGATAAAAATATTTCGAGTTCTCTAACTCTTGGTCTGAACAAAATAACATAGCCATCCCAAGAAGACCGGGTCAtctattttcttcttcttcttttttaaacaaagcatgtcattgaatttttgttgtaaatattCATAGCgtctaaaatctttcaaatctatatacatataattacaTATGTTTCCTTATTTGAACCTATCGCAAAAGTAAAAACGTTTAATTCAGTGTGAACTTGTTCaggacgtcacaatgatcatagcacgcACTTTTCGCTTTGAGGTTGGATTTTTGGAAACCtgaataattttaacaattctggACGATTTTGCATTTTCAAACGTAGAAAtgagtaataaacagcaatgctAAAAAGTTCAGTGGGATATAAACTTGGTTGGTAGGTGATCAAATCTTTTGAGGAGACCatcgggcttcacaggatttgatcacgtgaccttTAATA encodes:
- the LOC105323064 gene encoding keratin-associated protein 6-2: MKVAVAILVLALSSVYAGKTKYGSKHAYPYSSPYGSLQGGFLGQPGLGGSLSGPFNQLGRGSQGLGGLGNLNPLSGSLYPYGNQLQYGNQNPYGSQYPYGNQLQYGNQYPYGSQYQYGNQFPYGSQYPYGNQYQLGNQNPYGNQYPYGSQYPYGNQFPYGNQYPYGSQSPYTLGGGVLGGPFSGVGSGLGGPSSGVGFGLGEPLSGVGSGLQGLGGQGFLGNQYGTAYGSGYGKKKVY